AAGCCGTAGCTCACTTCGCTGTACCTATGATGCTAGGCACGTCAATGAGTGTCATCTATTCCATCTTGAATGCCTATTTCCTTGGTACACTTCACAATACCGCCATGTTAACCGCACTCGCGCTAACCTTGCCGTTATTCGCAATTATTATGGCGCTAGGCAACTTGATTGGCATGGGTAGCGGTACATTCATCTCTCGATTGCTGGGAGAGAAAAAATATGATGACGTAAAGCAAGTATCGTCATTCGCTTTTTACAGCAGTTTGGTTCTCGGTCTGATTGTGATGGCCGTCGGTCTCCCGTTGATCGATCCCATCGTTTATGGCCTGGGGGCAACGCCTGACTCCTTCGGATTCACGAAGGACTATGTCACGATTATGCTTATCGGTTCACCAATCGTCGTATTATTCTTCACGCTGGAGAATATCGTGCGCTCGGAGGGTGCAGCCATCACATCGATGATCGGTATGATTCTCAGTGTGGTCGTCAATATTATTCTCGATGCGTTCGTCATCTTCATGTTCCATTGGGATGTGATCGGCGTTGCGTCTGCTACGGTCATTTCCAACTTGGTTGCGAGTGCATTCTACGCCTTCCATATTAGATACAAGAGCCAATTCTTAACCGTCTCCGTAAAATGGTTCAAAGCTTCCAAGGAGATTCTGAGCAATGTATTCAAAATCGGAGTTCCCGTCTTTATTATGAGTATCTTTTTGGGTGCAATGTCGCTTATCTTAAATCTTTTTCTTGTTGAATATGGAGAGCCGGCCGTAGCGGCTTACGGAATTTCATCACGTTTATTGCAATTTCCTGAGTTTATTCTGATGGGCTTGTGTGAGGGAGTCGTGCCGCTCATTGCCTTTTCCTTTACAGCTAATAAATTACGAATGAAGCAAACTATTGGATTTACGATCAAAGCGATTGTGGCGTTAGCCGTCGTGTTCGGTGTCATCGTCTATCTGATTTCCGATCACTTAATCGGTTTATTTACGAATGACCCGCAATTAATAGAAATGGGCAGCTACATTTTGCATGTGACGTTCTTATCCTTGTTCATTACAGGAATGACCACGTTGTTTACGGGGATCTTCCAAGCAACAGCGCAAGGAACGGCCGCGTTTATTATGTCCGTTATTCAAGGAGTTACTCTGATTCCTGTGCTCTATATCGCCAATCGGATGAACGGCTTCCACGGGGTGGTCTGGTCGCTCGTCATTGCGGATGCCGTCGCATTCCTTGTCGGTGCCATCATGCTGTATGTTTTACGGAACAAATTGCAGCCGGATTTTGATAGTTTAGTACAGTAGAAACCTAAAACACGCAAGAAGGGAGGATAAGGGCACCCCCTGCCTTTTTTATATACGGTGAAGCCAAAAATTTCACCGAATACAAGAAATATCTGATCATTTGATTTATTTTTATTTACATTGATGCGGTTTGGAAACTATCACGAACAATTCATGCACAGCAAGTAACTGCACATCGAATTGTTGAATCACTTCATTCTTTTTTGATTTTATTAAAAGAAGAGAAGTATTCAAGCCCAAAACAAGTTTACTGAATTTGAGAATGATTTGATTAAAATAGTCACTGAAACCTATCTTCATTGGAAGCAATATAGCTTAAATGGTGATTTACATGAATATCGGGTGAAAGATGGTTTTTTTTTGATCCCAGCCCTCAAATGGGATACAGTGATACAATAATAAAAATGGAGACAAAAGGTTTGAAGCGGTATCTCTAACGGGCAAGGCCAACCAAACCGGTCGTCTATTTATTTCTTCATCGCTTCGATTGCATACTCCAACTCGACGTCTTGCCCGTCCATCATGCTTGCTTTGAACGTTTCTTCATTTAGGGGGATTTTGATATCGGGAACCGCGCCCCCCACTCCGGTTTGGTCGGCGTCTCCCTGGACCTTCTTGTTCTGATTGAGCGACCTTCCATCGGGGAACTGGATGACGTAGCCTTCCGGCATCTTGATCTCGATCGGGCTGCTCATAAGTCCGAACGAACCGGCCGTTGAGGTGAACCCTACGATTTTGACATTGGGTACGCCTTTTAGAACAAGAGGCATCCCTTCTCCTGAGCTTCCGGTTCTGCTGTTGATCAAGATGGCCACCTTCCCGTCGAAATAGGGCTTTACGGGCTTGACCTTGACGACTTCATTCCGGTTCAGTTCAAACTTTCCGGCTATATGGCTAATCCTTAAAGGATTCAACCGGGCGGATGCTCTAGAAAAGAAGGTGTAACGGAAATGAATGCATCAGAACGTTTCTGGGACAAAACAGCAAGTCAATATGATCAAATCGACATGAAGGATGAACAGACTTACATCAATATAATAAAAAGAACGAAAACGCATCTTAAAATAAGCAGCATTGTTTTGGATTTCGGCTGTGGCACTGGGTTGATAGCAAATGAAATTGCCAAATATGTGAAAGGGATTCATGCGATTAAATATATCTTCGAATATGATCGCAATTGCAGAAAAAAAGGCAAAAGAGCGAAACATCGCAAATATAAACTACGCTCATGCGACCATTTTCGATGAAAGGTATAAGAAAGGCTCATTTGATGCCATCATGGCCTTCCATGTTCTGCATTTGTTGGAAGATGAACATATCGTTCTGCAACGAATGAATGAACTGTTGAAACCGGGAGGATTATTGATTTCTGCAATACCATGCATGGGAGAAAAGAAATTTCTAAGCAGCTTGTTATTCATTGCAGGTAGAGTTGTCTAACGCCGAATATAAGATCATTTAAAATACGAAATTTAATCGATACAATTGAGAAAGGGAGTTTTTCAATTGTCGAATCGGATTGCTTGAAGAAAAGCTCTCAGGAATATTTCATTGTTGCTAGGAAGATTTGATATGTTACTAAGGAGACGTTTCACCCCAATTTTTCGCCGTTACTTATGGTACGGTTCTCCCCGATTAATCTTCACCGCCCGTACACCTGCTCCACCAACACCAGTCGCCGTTTCAGGGAAATTTCGGTACATATATCATATGCTAATGGGATGGACTGCAAGCATCTCGGCAACGGCGTCGTTCAACTGTGTTATGCGATCGATAGAATATTCTTGGGAAAATATCCCTGTTTACTAAGCGGTGGAATAGAAGTACTATAAATCTAGATGCTTCCATAATTAAACAAATTAAAGTTTTTTTGGAGAAACATCAAAATAAATAGAAAAGAGGATCGAACAAATGAATCTATTCAGAGTCATATCAGGAATGGCTTTATCCTCCGTAATGTTACTAGCTCTTTCTTCCAGTGCATTTGCTCAACCAGTGAGTCAGGGAACGGAGGGAACGTCCGATGTCTCTGTAACATTGGACGGAAAGACAACTCAATTTACCAGTTCAGAAATTACAAAACTGGCGGAATTAAACAATGTCGATCCTAATGAACTGAGGAAGGCAATTGAAAGTGGACCGTGATGTTCGCTCCCAAGTCGTCGTCGGTTAAGGTGCTTCCAGATCACCACCAAAAAACTTGCGCTACTTATGATACGGTTCCCCCTATATTCCATAAGGGCAAAAAAGGGCATCCTCTAGGATACCCAAAACTAGTATAAATCCTTTATTAAGATTCTCATCGTTATTCTTTTTAGGAATTGCTCCAAGTATCGGCACATTCACCAAAGGCTCGAAAGCGTGATTCATACCCGCTACATCGCAAACCAAGGGATTCCACGTGCCGTGAATCAGATTTTGTAGTCAAGTGATGTTTTAAGTGTTGGTTTTTCAAAGTATGTATAGTGCTTGTCAAACTATTATGAGAAGCCTAAGTATTCGTCAAGATGTCGGGTTAATTTTTCTGCCCCTCTTGCATTAAGATGAATAGCATCATAATAATCGTTATCATCAAACATATCAGAATCATACAAATCAATGACTTCCATTTTATAATTCCCCCTAAATTTATTTATTATTCCATAAAATTCATCAATACGGTGTTCCGAAAAATATTCCTTATAGTATCTGGTCTTCGGGCAAATTAGAATTATCGGCTTAATATTATTTGAATGTAATAACTCTAAATAATTTTTTAGGATACCAATATTCTCTTCAACTGTAAGAGGGAATTTCCTATTGCTATCGTGTTCAGCTAACATTTTACCGTACTTCTTTTTTTCTTCGTCAATTGAGCCTGAAACCAATGCAAGTCTCTCTTTATCAAAGGATTCTTTCCTCAACTCGTGCAGCAAAAACATATAATTTTTTGATAATAACTTTTGGGTAATCGGTTCAAATCTATGATATTGCTGCTTAAACCAGTCAGCTTCTTTATTATCACCTAAATTATGTAAATTTCTGAAAAAGGGATAGTGGTTATATGTTTTCGATTTGTATATAGATTGTGATAAATCATATTGAAAGCTATAATAACTTAACCCAATTATGCAGTGTTTAATGGTTTTATTGACAGCATAGCTTTCAATAACGTTTTTTGCCGTACAGTAATTGAAAAATAGATCTTGGCTGGAAACAGCGAGATTGACCATCTTTTTAGATAAGAAATCGGGATTGATTCCTACCAAGTGATAAGAAATACCTGTTATGATTCCCTCCAACTCATTTGTACTATAGTATTCCTTGTAATTTGTAAACATTTCATAATCATATATTTTATTCCAGAAAAAAGTCAGGAAAGTCTGTAAATCAAAAATGTTCTTTATATCAATTATTCCGGATTCTATTGTCCACAACAATTCATTTGAAATATTTTTAGTAATGATTAAGTAGTCACATGTCGTATGGGACAAATCAGCTAAAGCTATTAATGGCTTATTCTCATATGATGTGATGGTTGGTTTATCTTCCACATAACAGACAACTTCATTAGAAACTAGATCCATTAGTAGGGGCAAGATCTTTGATAGGGAATTATCGATTCCATAAATTCCGACTTTATTCTTTTTAGAATTAGCTTGAAAAAAACTTTCCGTTTCTTTAATGAGATTTTCCAATATTGAGCTGTATTGGTTATTTAATATATTGTAGATCTTGATAGTATTACTATTGGATTGAAAAAAGTCCAAACAGTCGTTTAATGAACTTTTAGCATCCGTAAGTAATAAATTGATGCTCATATTAAAATCAAGTTTTGAAAGGTAACTAACCAAATAAATAGAATCTTCAAATAAAGCGGCTAGTATTTCCTCACTTGCAGAGAATAAGTTATTCTTGATGTATTCGTTTGATTCAACTAATAATTTTAGATTCATTTTAACCTCGACAGCTTCCATAAAAAGTCACCTCATGTTTGTTATGGATGTAAAATCATATAGTATACATACTCTGTATTTTATGCTTCATCGAACGCTTAGTCTATAGAATTGATCAACCGCAGCATCTTTATCATTTCCCTTGTTTTCACACTAACCAGCGCATGCGAGCACCGCCATCTAACCAAACCCAATCCCTGTATGGCTTCGTCACATAAAAATTTCGCCCTACTTATGGTACAGTTCAGCTTAACGGGTCTAACGGCGAAAAACTCTTCTTGGAAAGACCAGTCTCCATGAAGAGTTTTATTGTTAAATGATGTCTATATGATTTACTGTTGGTGATCTTCAAGTGCATCGAG
Above is a window of Paenibacillus sp. FSL K6-1330 DNA encoding:
- a CDS encoding S41 family peptidase, whose product is MNPLRISHIAGKFELNRNEVVKVKPVKPYFDGKVAILINSRTGSSGEGMPLVLKGVPNVKIVGFTSTAGSFGLMSSPIEIKMPEGYVIQFPDGRSLNQNKKVQGDADQTGVGGAVPDIKIPLNEETFKASMMDGQDVELEYAIEAMKK
- a CDS encoding class I SAM-dependent methyltransferase; this translates as MNASERFWDKTASQYDQIDMKDEQTYINIIKRTKTHLKISSIVLDFGCGTGLIANEIAKYVKGIHAIKYIFEYDRNCRKKGKRAKHRKYKLRSCDHFR
- a CDS encoding MATE family efflux transporter, whose translation is MDAENLHYFEKAPVGKAVAHFAVPMMLGTSMSVIYSILNAYFLGTLHNTAMLTALALTLPLFAIIMALGNLIGMGSGTFISRLLGEKKYDDVKQVSSFAFYSSLVLGLIVMAVGLPLIDPIVYGLGATPDSFGFTKDYVTIMLIGSPIVVLFFTLENIVRSEGAAITSMIGMILSVVVNIILDAFVIFMFHWDVIGVASATVISNLVASAFYAFHIRYKSQFLTVSVKWFKASKEILSNVFKIGVPVFIMSIFLGAMSLILNLFLVEYGEPAVAAYGISSRLLQFPEFILMGLCEGVVPLIAFSFTANKLRMKQTIGFTIKAIVALAVVFGVIVYLISDHLIGLFTNDPQLIEMGSYILHVTFLSLFITGMTTLFTGIFQATAQGTAAFIMSVIQGVTLIPVLYIANRMNGFHGVVWSLVIADAVAFLVGAIMLYVLRNKLQPDFDSLVQ